From a single Glycine soja cultivar W05 chromosome 19, ASM419377v2, whole genome shotgun sequence genomic region:
- the LOC114398426 gene encoding gibberellin 2-beta-dioxygenase 2-like, which produces MVVPSPSPTSIKTSYKKKKTIIKIPTIDLSMERTELSETVVKACEEYGFFKVVNHNVPKEVIARMEEEGAEFFGKATYEKRGAGPASPFGYGFSNIGPNGDMGDLEYLLLHANPLSVSERSKTIANDSTKFSCVVNDYVEAVKEVTCEILDLVVEGLGVPDKFALSRLIRDVNSDSVLRINHYPPLNQKVKGNKNSIGFGAHSDPQILTIMRSNDVGGLQIYTRDGLWIPVPPDPNQFFVMVGDVFQVLTNGKFMSVRHRALTNTLKARMSMMYFAAPPLDWWITPLPKMVSPPQNPSLYKPFTWAQYKKATYSLRLGDSRLDLFKAQLDTHHVSASPSQIQC; this is translated from the exons atgGTTGTGCCTTCTCCTTCTCCAACTTCTATCAAGACAAGTTACAAGAAAAAGAAGACGATAATAAAAATTCCAACGATAGACCTATCCATGGAAAGGACAGAGTTGTCGGAAACAGTGGTGAAAGCCTGCGAGGAATACGGCTTCTTCAAGGTTGTTAACCACAATGTTCCGAAGGAGGTTATTGCAAGAATGGAAGAAGAGGGTGCAGAGTTTTTTGGCAAAGCCACCTACGAGAAGCGTGGAGCTGGCCCAGCAAGTCCTTTCGGTTATGGCTTCAGCAATATCGGGCCCAACGGAGATATGGGTGACCTAGAGTATCTTCTGCTTCATGCTAACCCTCTTTCCGTCTCTGAGAGATCCAAAACCATCGCTAATGACTCCACCAAGTTCAG TTGTGTTGTGAATGATTATGTAGAAGCAGTAAAAGAAGTAACGTGCGAGATTTTAGATCTGGTGGTTGAGGGATTAGGGGTCCCAGACAAGTTCGCACTAAGCAGGCTCATTAGAGATGTGAATAGTGATTCAGTTCTGAGGATCAATCACTACCCTCCATTGAACCAGAAGGTGAAGGGCAACAAGAATAGCATTGGTTTTGGGGCGCATTCTGACCCTCAGATCTTGACCATCATGCGGTCCAATGACGTGGGTGGGCTTCAAATTTACACCCGTGATGGGTTGTGGATTCCTGTCCCTCCTGACCCCAATCAATTCTTTGTCATGGTGGGTGATGTCTTCCAG GTTTTGACAAATGGAAAGTTCATGAGTGTGAGGCACAGGGCATTAACCAACACATTGAAGGCAAGGATGTCAATGATGTACTTTGCAGCACCACCACTTGATTGGTGGATCACTCCGCTACCCAAGATGGTGTCACCACCACAAAATCCAAGTCTATATAAGCCCTTCACATGGGCCCAGTACAAGAAAGCAACATATTCCTTACGCCTCGGAGATTCTCGACTTGATCTCTTCAAGGCCCAGCTAGATACCCATCATGTATCTGCCTCTCCATCACAAATTCAATGTTAG